DNA from Candidatus Cloacimonadota bacterium:
ATCATTATATGATGTTTTTGATAACGAACTTCATCTCCGGTTTTCAATTCCATTCGTTGTTTGAAGGCAGTTTCATTATTTACAGAAACTTCTCCGTTTTTAACGACTTGTCTGATTTTTCCATAATCATCCAATGCACCGGATGCTTTTAGCACCTGGAACAAATAAATAGTAGAACCTTGGTCAATCCAGAATTTCATAATTTAATAACTTTTAGCGAAGATCACTCTTTTTTTACTTTTTTGTCCGCAATAAATACATTCTCCATTTTCTTCAGATGCATCGATTGGAATACAGCGAATCGTAACTTTCAAATCATTTTTGATGTTTTCTTCACATTCGGGATTTCCACACCAATGACTCAAAGCAAAACCTCCATGAATTTCAGGATTTTCTTTATTTTTGGGTGTGAAATATTGATAGAAATCTTTTTTATCATCTATTTTCACCGTGTTATCTTCTCGAAATTGCAAAGCTTTTTGATAAATATTATTCTGAATTTCATTAAGGATATTTATCAGGTTTTGCACAAATTCTTTCGCATCGATGCTGATTTTGTTTTTCGGTTCTTTGTCTCTTCTTCCCATAAAGACCGAATTATTCTCGATATCTTTCATCCCGATTTCCAGACGGATCGGAACACCTTTTTTGATCCAACTCCAGATCTTTTCTCCACCTCGCATGTCTCGATCATCAACTTGAACTCTGATATTCTTCTCATCAAATCTTAATTCTCTGATTTTAAATGTCAGTTTTTTAATGAAATTCATCACCTTTTCTTTTTGTTCATCATTGCGATAAATTGGAATAATGACCAAATGAGTAGGAGCAATTTTCGGAGGAAGAACTAATCCGTTATCATCACTATGAGCCATAATTAATGCTCCGATCAATCTCGTCGAAACTCCCCAGGAAGTTGTCCAGGCATATTCTTCTTTTCCTTCTCTATTTTGGAATTTGATGTTGGAAGCAGTTGCGAAATTCGTTCCCAGAAAATGAGATGTTCCTGACTGAAGTGCTTTCTTATCCTGCATCATTGCTTCAATCGAAAAAGTTTGAAGGGCTCCAGGGAATCTCTCGGATGCGGTTTTTTCACCTTTAATTACTGGAATTGCCAGATATTCTTCAGCGAATTTTGCATATACATCCAGCATCTTGTATGTTTCTTCCAATGCTTCTTCTTTTGTTTCGTGAACTGTATGACCTTCCTGCCATAAAAATTCGGTGGTTCTCAAAAACAAACGAGTTCTCATTTCCCAACGCACCACATTTGCCCATTGATTAATCAAAAGCGGAAGGTCGCGATATGAATTCACCCATTTGCTGAATGAAGCTCCAATAATGGTTTCGCTGGTTGGACGAACGATCAATTCTTCGGTCAGTTTTCCTGCTGGTTTAAGTCCGCCTTTTCCGTCATCTTCCAATCTCGAGTGAGTAACAACCGCACATTCTTTGGCAAAACCTTCTACATGTTCTGCTTCCTTTTCAAAATAACTTTTTGGTATGAAAAGTGGAAAATAAGCATTTACATGTCCGGTTTCTTTGAACATTTCATCGAGATTTTTCTGAATATTTTCCCAGATCGTATATCCCCAGGGCTTGATTACCATACATCCGCGAACTTCGCTGGTTTCCGCCATATCAGCAGCTTTGATGACCTGTTGATACCATTCGGGATAACTTTCTTCCCTGGTAGGAACAATCGCTGTTCGATTTTGCTTTGCCATTATTTTTCTCCAATTTTTCAAAATCTGTCTCAAACTTTTCAGGGCTTTATCTTTGTCAATCCAAAATTTATTACCACAAAGACACGAAGGCACAAAAAGAAAATTTTGCCACAAAGATGCACAAAACACACAAAAAAGAAAAGAATTTTAATTGAAAGAAACCTCAAAATGACAAAACTTATTCTGTGATTTTCAATAGTAAGAAGTTCCATCTTGACATCGATTTGGACATTTTTCAGATGGAAACGGAAATTGGTATATGAATAAAAATAGATTCGATATAATTGTTGTCGGAGCAGGACATGCCGGGATCGAAGCTGCTTTGTCAGCAGCTAAAATGGGAGCGAATGTCCTTATTTTCGTGATCAAGATAGAATCAATCGGGAGGATGTCGTGTAATCCATCGGTTGGAGGACCGGCAAAAGGACATCTGGCACGAGAGATAGATGCTTTAGGAGGAGAAATCGGGAAATCTTCCGATCTTTCAGGAATTCAATTCCGGATGTTGAACAAGAAAAAAGGTCCGGCAGTTTGGGCTCCTCGTTCCCAAAATGACAGAACAAAATATACGATCATTATGCGTCAGTCTTTGGAAAACCAAACCGGTTTGAATATCAAAGAATCCATCATCGATGAGATAATTTTATCCAAAAATAGAAAGCAAGTTATTGGAGTCAGGTCGAATTTAGGTGAAGAATATTTTGCTCCCAAAGTAATT
Protein-coding regions in this window:
- a CDS encoding proline--tRNA ligase, which translates into the protein MAKQNRTAIVPTREESYPEWYQQVIKAADMAETSEVRGCMVIKPWGYTIWENIQKNLDEMFKETGHVNAYFPLFIPKSYFEKEAEHVEGFAKECAVVTHSRLEDDGKGGLKPAGKLTEELIVRPTSETIIGASFSKWVNSYRDLPLLINQWANVVRWEMRTRLFLRTTEFLWQEGHTVHETKEEALEETYKMLDVYAKFAEEYLAIPVIKGEKTASERFPGALQTFSIEAMMQDKKALQSGTSHFLGTNFATASNIKFQNREGKEEYAWTTSWGVSTRLIGALIMAHSDDNGLVLPPKIAPTHLVIIPIYRNDEQKEKVMNFIKKLTFKIRELRFDEKNIRVQVDDRDMRGGEKIWSWIKKGVPIRLEIGMKDIENNSVFMGRRDKEPKNKISIDAKEFVQNLINILNEIQNNIYQKALQFREDNTVKIDDKKDFYQYFTPKNKENPEIHGGFALSHWCGNPECEENIKNDLKVTIRCIPIDASEENGECIYCGQKSKKRVIFAKSY